The following proteins are encoded in a genomic region of Thermus sp. LT1-2-5:
- a CDS encoding ABC transporter substrate-binding protein, translating into MKRREFLRKVGVGSLLALGMPYIALAQARPVKLATLLPLTGPFAFAGNAGREGFVDGVDYVNEILGGIGGRRLELIVEDTGYDVAKGTAAFNRVLSRERPEELLFVYGDSTGLSKALAPEIARLGLPYSATSFANELADPKTYPTIFVFGPTYNDMMEALLRQIRLEKARARIALVYSNTEFGRDPIPYVKERAKALGMEVVHEEVTPAAFTDATPVVLNLRRSNPDYVILQGYALSVEPLILRTAREQGLQARFMGTYYSAELALIQRAGPAAEGFTVTYHNAYWYDTLVPAVEEMRKFRQRKGRDTSYRPTYYMGSLAVALAVAEAMRRAAGAGKLTRAGVVEYLEKLGDYNGLGLQRSYQFVNHRLPYTKLYRASAKDGRFNAITDWIKLA; encoded by the coding sequence ATGAAGCGCAGGGAGTTTTTGCGGAAAGTCGGCGTGGGTTCCTTGTTGGCCTTGGGCATGCCCTACATCGCCTTGGCCCAGGCTAGACCGGTGAAGCTCGCCACCCTCTTGCCCCTCACGGGGCCCTTCGCCTTCGCCGGCAACGCCGGGCGGGAAGGTTTCGTAGACGGGGTGGACTACGTGAACGAGATCCTGGGGGGCATCGGCGGCCGTAGGCTGGAACTTATCGTGGAGGACACGGGCTACGACGTGGCCAAGGGCACCGCCGCCTTCAACCGCGTCCTCTCCCGGGAACGGCCCGAGGAGCTCCTTTTTGTCTACGGGGACTCTACTGGGCTGTCCAAGGCCTTGGCTCCCGAGATCGCCCGCCTAGGCCTCCCCTACTCCGCCACCAGCTTCGCCAACGAGCTGGCCGACCCCAAAACCTACCCCACCATCTTCGTCTTCGGCCCCACCTACAACGACATGATGGAGGCCCTTTTGCGCCAAATCCGCCTGGAGAAGGCCCGAGCCCGCATCGCCCTGGTCTACTCCAACACGGAGTTCGGGCGCGACCCCATCCCCTACGTGAAGGAGCGGGCCAAAGCCTTGGGCATGGAAGTCGTGCACGAGGAAGTGACCCCCGCCGCCTTCACCGACGCCACCCCCGTGGTCCTGAACCTGCGCCGGTCCAACCCCGACTACGTGATCCTCCAAGGCTACGCCCTTTCTGTGGAGCCCCTCATTCTGCGCACCGCCCGGGAGCAGGGCCTGCAGGCCCGCTTCATGGGCACCTACTACTCGGCGGAGCTCGCCCTCATCCAACGGGCGGGCCCGGCGGCAGAGGGGTTCACCGTCACCTACCACAACGCCTACTGGTACGACACCCTGGTGCCCGCGGTGGAGGAAATGCGCAAGTTCCGCCAGCGCAAGGGGCGGGACACCTCTTACCGCCCCACCTACTACATGGGTAGCCTGGCCGTAGCCCTGGCGGTGGCGGAGGCCATGCGCCGGGCAGCGGGGGCGGGGAAGCTCACCCGGGCCGGGGTGGTGGAGTACCTGGAAAAGCTTGGGGACTACAATGGCTTGGGCCTGCAGCGGAGCTACCAGTTTGTGAACCACCGCCTGCCCTACACCAAGCTCTACCGGGCGAGCGCCAAGGACGGCCGCTTCAACGCCATCACCGACTGGATCAAGCTGGCCTAA
- a CDS encoding branched-chain amino acid ABC transporter permease, whose amino-acid sequence MSDLLPYLIGGLANGALYGLLALGFVLVYRATSVVNFAIGEFLLVGAYLTYTFALFLPLGLAILAALPFAFLFGVLVERGFVRPLLGRNVVAVIMATIGLAATLDGGVQLLWGPDLKYLSGSLPNLGFQVGEVFVSSRAVWNLLLALPLGLGLLWLLRRSKYGVLVRAISEREVAALALGIPTARVLAGVWGVSALLATLAGALLAVASGVGHNLVFFGMKVFPVAILGGLDSVGGALLAGFLLGVLEALSQRYLEPFLPGFTEALPFLVVLFVLLVRPYGLLGERQIERV is encoded by the coding sequence GTGTCCGACCTCCTGCCTTACCTCATCGGCGGCCTAGCCAACGGCGCCCTCTACGGCCTTTTAGCCTTGGGGTTCGTCTTGGTCTACCGGGCCACCAGCGTGGTCAACTTCGCCATCGGGGAGTTTCTCCTGGTGGGGGCTTACCTCACCTACACCTTCGCCCTTTTCCTGCCCCTAGGGCTCGCCATCCTAGCCGCCTTGCCCTTCGCCTTCCTCTTCGGCGTGTTGGTGGAACGGGGCTTCGTGCGGCCCCTCTTGGGCCGGAACGTGGTGGCGGTGATCATGGCCACCATCGGCCTGGCGGCTACCTTGGACGGCGGGGTGCAGCTCCTGTGGGGGCCGGACCTCAAGTACCTCTCGGGAAGCCTCCCCAACCTGGGCTTCCAAGTGGGGGAGGTCTTCGTTTCTTCCCGGGCGGTGTGGAACCTCCTTCTAGCCCTCCCCTTGGGCCTTGGCCTCCTGTGGCTTCTAAGGCGGAGCAAGTACGGCGTCTTGGTGCGGGCCATCTCCGAGCGGGAGGTGGCCGCCTTGGCCCTGGGCATCCCCACCGCCCGGGTCCTGGCCGGGGTCTGGGGGGTTTCCGCCCTTTTGGCCACCTTGGCGGGGGCGCTTTTGGCGGTGGCGAGCGGGGTGGGGCATAACCTGGTCTTCTTCGGCATGAAGGTCTTCCCCGTGGCCATCCTGGGGGGACTGGACTCCGTGGGCGGGGCGCTTTTGGCTGGGTTTTTGCTCGGGGTGTTGGAAGCCCTTTCCCAACGCTACCTGGAGCCCTTCCTCCCCGGCTTCACCGAGGCCTTGCCCTTTTTGGTGGTGCTTTTCGTCCTCCTCGTTCGGCCCTATGGACTGTTGGGCGAGCGGCAGATAGAGAGGGTGTGA
- a CDS encoding ABC transporter ATP-binding protein — MLSVENLKVVYRGVILALDGVSLEVGTKEAVALLGPNGAGKSSLVRAVAGLLPKFEGRVLDGHIRFLGQDTTHLDPVRLSRMGLTAVLEGRPLFRYLTPVENLVAAGHRLSPKELKEGMEEVFARFPRLYERRHEQAGYLSGGEQQMLLLGMALLTRPQLLVVDEPSLGLAPKLVEEVMAILDTLRREKGLSLLLVEQNARAALSIVDRVYVLERGRVVFEGNAKDAKEDQDVMEFYLGKEEVGFRQARRYRRRKRWV; from the coding sequence ATGCTGTCCGTGGAGAACCTCAAGGTGGTGTACCGCGGGGTAATCCTGGCCCTAGACGGGGTTTCCCTGGAGGTGGGGACAAAGGAGGCGGTAGCCCTCTTGGGCCCCAACGGGGCTGGGAAAAGCTCCTTGGTGCGGGCCGTGGCCGGGCTACTCCCCAAGTTTGAGGGGCGGGTGCTGGACGGGCACATCCGCTTCCTCGGCCAGGACACCACCCACCTGGACCCCGTGCGCCTTTCCCGCATGGGCCTCACTGCGGTTCTGGAAGGAAGGCCCCTCTTCCGCTACCTCACCCCGGTGGAAAACCTGGTGGCGGCGGGCCACCGCCTGAGCCCCAAGGAGCTCAAGGAAGGGATGGAGGAGGTCTTCGCCCGCTTTCCCCGCCTTTACGAGCGCCGCCACGAGCAGGCGGGCTACCTCTCCGGAGGAGAGCAGCAGATGCTCCTTCTGGGCATGGCCCTCCTGACCCGCCCCCAACTCCTGGTGGTGGACGAGCCTTCCTTGGGCCTCGCCCCTAAGTTGGTGGAGGAGGTGATGGCCATCCTGGACACCCTCCGGCGCGAAAAGGGGCTAAGCCTCCTGCTGGTAGAGCAAAACGCCCGGGCCGCCCTAAGCATCGTGGATCGCGTCTATGTATTGGAGCGGGGCCGGGTGGTCTTTGAAGGGAACGCCAAGGATGCCAAGGAAGACCAGGACGTGATGGAGTTCTACCTGGGCAAGGAGGAGGTGGGCTTTCGCCAAGCCCGCCGCTACCGCAGGCGGAAGAGGTGGGTGTGA
- a CDS encoding ABC transporter ATP-binding protein has protein sequence MGVILEAKNLHLSFKGVKALAGVEFAVNEGEFFAVIGPNGAGKTTLLNVLSGVYEPERGEVVFLGQSLKGKSPQTRARMGLGRTFQGLEIFRGMSVLDNVKLGAELALATYPLGLPQAEREWRLRAWAEEVLDYLHLAPFRHAPAGMLPYGLQKRVEVARALAGRPKLLLLDEPMAGLALEEKQDLARFLLDAREEWGVTLLWVEHDLRAVLELSDRVLVLSYGEVLYYGPPEGVRQEPKVVEAYLGHA, from the coding sequence ATGGGGGTGATCCTCGAGGCCAAAAACCTGCACCTTTCCTTCAAAGGCGTCAAGGCCCTGGCCGGGGTGGAGTTCGCTGTGAACGAAGGGGAGTTCTTCGCCGTCATCGGCCCCAACGGGGCGGGAAAGACCACCCTCCTAAACGTTCTTTCCGGGGTGTATGAGCCGGAAAGAGGAGAAGTGGTCTTCCTCGGGCAAAGCCTGAAGGGGAAAAGCCCCCAGACCCGGGCCCGCATGGGCTTGGGGCGCACCTTCCAGGGACTGGAGATCTTCCGGGGCATGAGCGTGCTAGACAACGTGAAGCTGGGCGCGGAGCTGGCCCTGGCCACCTACCCCTTGGGCCTGCCCCAGGCGGAGCGGGAGTGGCGGCTTCGGGCCTGGGCGGAGGAGGTGTTGGACTACCTGCACCTCGCCCCCTTCCGCCACGCCCCGGCGGGGATGCTCCCTTACGGACTCCAGAAGCGGGTGGAGGTGGCCCGGGCCCTGGCGGGCCGCCCCAAGCTCCTCCTCCTGGACGAGCCCATGGCGGGGCTTGCCCTGGAGGAAAAGCAGGACCTGGCCCGCTTCCTCCTGGACGCCCGGGAGGAGTGGGGCGTCACCCTCCTTTGGGTGGAACACGACCTGAGGGCCGTGCTGGAGCTTTCCGACCGGGTCTTGGTCCTCTCCTACGGTGAGGTGCTCTACTACGGCCCCCCGGAAGGGGTGCGCCAAGAACCCAAGGTGGTGGAGGCCTACTTGGGCCATGCCTAA
- a CDS encoding AMP-binding protein, giving the protein MEGTLLAHLYRHAQERPEAPALRVKRLGVWQKTSWRELWEKVLSLAGGLHALGLREGEVLAILGHNAPEWVEAELAAQALGALPMGIYADAMPEEVGYFLQFTGAKGIVVSDEEQLDKVYPHLHLVDFVLVWEEAGMSRHFRGKVRRFSQAFGDRPLGEEAVKRRRPEEVALLAPTSGTTGRSKLAMLSHRNLLAGHEAVGQALGFQKGAWVFSYLPLPWIGEQMLTVVQGLVEGSTVHFPEDPTTLREDLKEVQPDFFLAPPRLWEDMASLIQSRMQDADFLKAFVYRVGMGALLEGASREFRGEPVGLWLNLKRALFYPLVARPLRARLGLAACRIAVTGGAPLGNEVFTFFRALGLDIRQVYGQSETAAATTAHPRRDAPPETVGPPLPGTEVRISPEGEIQVRGPQVFLGYFKQEEATRESFTQDGFFRTGDAGFFDERGHLVILGRVKEVGALADGTRFAPQFLENRLKYSPYIREAVVLGHGKPFVTALVELDPENVQNWARRRGIPFTTYLSLTERPEVRALIAEEIRMVNKTLPEKLRIQRFAILPKELHPDDEEITRTRKVRRQVVENRYAPVIQALYGEGGRVEVSLPIRYLEGEGRLEAVLEVQEV; this is encoded by the coding sequence ATGGAAGGAACCCTCTTAGCACACCTGTACCGCCACGCCCAGGAGCGCCCCGAGGCCCCGGCCCTGAGGGTGAAGCGGCTTGGGGTCTGGCAGAAGACCTCCTGGCGGGAGCTTTGGGAGAAGGTCTTGAGCTTGGCGGGGGGGCTCCACGCCCTAGGGCTACGGGAAGGCGAGGTGCTCGCCATCCTGGGGCACAACGCCCCGGAATGGGTGGAGGCGGAGCTCGCCGCCCAGGCCCTGGGCGCTTTGCCCATGGGCATCTACGCCGACGCCATGCCCGAGGAGGTGGGCTACTTCTTGCAGTTCACCGGGGCCAAGGGCATCGTGGTGTCCGACGAGGAGCAGCTGGACAAGGTCTACCCCCACCTGCACCTGGTGGACTTTGTCCTGGTGTGGGAGGAAGCGGGCATGAGCCGCCACTTCCGCGGCAAAGTGCGCCGCTTTAGCCAAGCCTTTGGCGACAGGCCCCTGGGAGAGGAGGCGGTCAAAAGGCGCCGGCCCGAGGAGGTGGCCCTCCTAGCCCCCACCTCGGGCACCACGGGGCGGAGCAAGCTCGCCATGCTCTCCCACCGCAACCTCCTGGCCGGCCACGAGGCCGTGGGCCAGGCCCTGGGTTTCCAGAAGGGGGCCTGGGTCTTTAGCTACCTGCCGCTTCCCTGGATCGGGGAGCAGATGCTTACCGTGGTCCAGGGCCTGGTGGAAGGCTCCACGGTCCACTTCCCTGAGGACCCCACCACCCTGCGGGAAGACCTCAAGGAGGTGCAGCCCGACTTCTTCCTGGCCCCTCCCCGGCTTTGGGAGGACATGGCGAGCCTAATCCAAAGCCGGATGCAGGACGCCGACTTCCTAAAGGCCTTTGTTTACCGGGTAGGGATGGGCGCGTTGCTGGAAGGGGCGAGCCGGGAGTTCCGGGGCGAGCCCGTGGGCCTTTGGCTCAACCTCAAGCGGGCCCTCTTCTATCCCTTGGTGGCGAGGCCCCTTAGGGCGCGGCTTGGCCTCGCCGCCTGCCGCATCGCCGTCACCGGAGGGGCGCCCTTGGGGAACGAGGTCTTCACCTTCTTCCGGGCCCTAGGCCTGGACATCCGCCAGGTCTACGGCCAGTCGGAAACCGCCGCCGCCACCACCGCCCATCCAAGAAGGGATGCCCCCCCGGAAACCGTGGGCCCCCCCTTGCCGGGCACGGAGGTGCGCATAAGCCCGGAGGGGGAGATCCAGGTGCGGGGGCCGCAGGTCTTTTTGGGCTATTTCAAGCAGGAGGAGGCTACCCGGGAAAGCTTCACCCAAGACGGCTTCTTCCGCACCGGGGACGCCGGCTTCTTTGACGAGCGGGGCCACCTGGTGATCCTGGGGCGGGTGAAGGAGGTGGGCGCCTTGGCGGACGGCACCCGTTTCGCCCCGCAGTTCCTGGAAAACCGCCTGAAGTACTCCCCCTACATCCGCGAGGCCGTGGTCTTGGGCCACGGGAAGCCCTTCGTGACCGCCTTGGTGGAGCTAGACCCCGAGAACGTGCAAAACTGGGCCCGCAGGCGGGGCATCCCCTTCACCACCTACCTCTCCCTCACGGAGCGCCCTGAGGTGCGGGCCCTCATCGCCGAGGAGATCCGCATGGTGAACAAGACCCTGCCGGAAAAGCTCCGCATCCAGCGCTTCGCCATTTTGCCCAAGGAACTCCACCCCGACGACGAGGAGATCACCCGCACCCGCAAGGTGCGCCGCCAGGTGGTGGAAAACCGCTACGCCCCCGTCATCCAAGCCCTCTATGGGGAGGGGGGACGGGTGGAGGTGAGCCTTCCCATCCGCTACCTCGAGGGCGAGGGGCGGCTGGAAGCGGTCCTCGAGGTGCAGGAGGTCTAA
- a CDS encoding branched-chain amino acid ABC transporter permease, producing the protein MYALSKRLTDAFSRRFARAVRETYREDEAYASTPLGRLALGAFLLLLLLLPFLLGPYPMYVATLVAIGALSALGLHLLVGGAGQISLGHAAFMGVGAYAASHLFGPLAPLGILLGGLLAALLGLILALPSLRIKGVYLAIATLAFQFLADYVFKNWEAVTGGIRGRTLPPPQVLGLNLDTPERLWYLVLLFALPLFFYGKRLLMTRAGRAFNAVRDNDLSARVAGVDLTRVKLLAFALSAFYAGVAGGLLAQLYKAVTPEYFPLSVSIQYLAMVIVGGAGTVLGAVLGAFFVLLIPEVLNSFVGALGPEYAATLAAWRNVAFGLLILLFLILEPLGLVGLWGRIRNYFRTWPLPY; encoded by the coding sequence GTGTACGCCCTATCCAAACGCCTCACCGACGCCTTTAGCCGCCGCTTCGCCCGGGCGGTGCGGGAAACCTACCGGGAGGACGAGGCCTACGCCAGCACGCCTTTGGGGCGGCTTGCCCTTGGGGCCTTCCTCCTTTTGCTCCTCCTGCTCCCCTTCCTCCTGGGGCCCTACCCCATGTACGTGGCCACCCTGGTGGCCATCGGGGCCCTTTCCGCCTTGGGCCTTCACCTCTTGGTGGGCGGGGCGGGGCAGATCTCCTTGGGCCACGCCGCCTTCATGGGAGTCGGGGCCTACGCCGCAAGCCACCTCTTTGGGCCCTTGGCCCCTTTAGGCATCCTCCTGGGCGGCCTCCTCGCCGCCCTCTTGGGCCTGATCCTCGCCCTTCCTTCCCTGCGCATCAAAGGGGTGTATCTGGCCATCGCCACCCTGGCCTTCCAGTTCCTGGCGGACTACGTGTTCAAGAACTGGGAGGCGGTGACCGGGGGCATCCGGGGCCGGACCCTGCCCCCACCCCAGGTCTTGGGCCTAAACCTGGACACCCCGGAAAGGCTTTGGTACTTGGTCCTCCTCTTCGCCCTCCCCCTCTTCTTCTATGGCAAGCGCCTCCTCATGACCCGAGCCGGGCGGGCCTTCAACGCCGTGCGGGACAACGACCTCTCCGCCCGGGTGGCGGGGGTGGACCTCACCCGGGTCAAGCTTTTGGCCTTCGCCCTTTCCGCCTTCTACGCTGGGGTGGCCGGGGGGCTTTTGGCCCAGCTCTACAAGGCGGTGACCCCGGAGTACTTTCCCTTGAGCGTGAGCATCCAGTACCTGGCCATGGTCATCGTGGGCGGGGCGGGCACGGTTCTGGGGGCGGTGTTAGGAGCCTTCTTCGTCCTCCTCATCCCCGAGGTGCTGAACAGCTTCGTGGGGGCCTTGGGGCCAGAGTACGCCGCCACCTTGGCCGCCTGGCGCAACGTGGCCTTTGGCCTCCTCATCCTCCTCTTCCTCATCCTGGAACCCTTGGGCTTGGTGGGCTTGTGGGGCCGAATACGCAACTACTTCCGTACCTGGCCCTTGCCCTACTAG
- a CDS encoding M3 family oligoendopeptidase yields the protein MEWDLSDLYAGPEDVALEEDLEAALALAEGLNPEDLLLPEKAQDLFRRYEAAMEKAYKPLNFASLYFATRTQDPTAKALLDRVRNRFTEVRNRLVPLEVALRRLPEEAFQTLLTHPSLADLRHFLERERAYAPHTLSEREEELLNLKGLVGRSAWSQFYTEYTGRFRFRVKGRELTEMEVRALRRDPDPEVRREAHRELYGKLMAEAPTLSAVFNAVYLDYLQDLKLRGYRHPLEPVALRDEVEVRDIEALLAATEAHYSLVERYYRWKAQQLGQEKTPSQDLLAPLGKKPKVPFAEAKALVLEAFRRFSPEVEAIAREFFERRWIDVYPRPGKRGGAFCSGGLPSTHPYVLLNHTDDLDSAHTLAHELGHGVHFYLARKQRLLNFGASTPLAETASVFAELLLDDLLMERLSGEERTLLLAERVEDAINTLFRQVMYTFFEQKSLLARQEAALSPEAFHGFWQKEQERLYGEAVAWTELDQAAWAGIPHFVHYRFYTYSYALGYLVVLALYGRYQEEGEAFVPKYLEVLKAGESASPKEILRQAGVELASEDFFRYGFGVLEAWLKALP from the coding sequence GTGGAATGGGACCTTTCTGACCTTTACGCTGGGCCTGAAGATGTTGCCTTGGAAGAGGACCTCGAGGCCGCCCTCGCCCTAGCTGAAGGCCTAAACCCCGAGGACCTCCTCCTGCCCGAAAAGGCTCAAGATCTCTTCCGCCGCTACGAGGCGGCCATGGAAAAGGCCTACAAGCCCCTCAACTTCGCCAGCCTCTACTTCGCCACCCGCACCCAAGACCCCACGGCCAAGGCCCTGTTAGACCGGGTGCGGAACCGCTTCACCGAGGTAAGAAACCGCCTCGTACCCCTCGAGGTGGCCCTAAGGCGGCTTCCTGAGGAGGCCTTCCAGACCCTCCTGACCCACCCAAGCCTCGCCGACCTCCGCCACTTCCTGGAAAGGGAGCGGGCCTACGCCCCCCACACCCTCTCCGAGCGGGAGGAGGAGCTCCTAAACCTCAAGGGCCTGGTGGGAAGAAGCGCCTGGAGCCAGTTCTACACGGAGTACACAGGCCGCTTCCGCTTCCGGGTAAAGGGCAGGGAGCTCACGGAGATGGAGGTGCGGGCCCTCCGCCGCGACCCCGACCCTGAGGTGCGGCGGGAGGCCCACCGGGAGCTCTACGGCAAGCTCATGGCCGAGGCCCCTACCCTAAGCGCCGTTTTCAACGCGGTCTACCTGGATTACCTCCAGGACCTAAAGCTCAGGGGCTACCGCCACCCCCTGGAGCCCGTGGCCCTAAGGGACGAGGTGGAGGTACGGGACATCGAAGCCCTCCTCGCCGCCACCGAGGCCCACTACTCCCTGGTGGAGCGCTACTACCGCTGGAAGGCCCAGCAGTTGGGCCAGGAGAAGACCCCAAGCCAAGACCTCCTCGCCCCCCTGGGCAAGAAGCCTAAGGTGCCCTTTGCCGAGGCAAAGGCCCTGGTCCTGGAAGCCTTCCGCCGCTTCTCCCCCGAGGTCGAGGCCATCGCCCGGGAGTTCTTCGAAAGGCGCTGGATCGACGTCTACCCCAGGCCCGGCAAGCGGGGCGGGGCCTTTTGCTCCGGGGGGCTTCCCTCCACCCATCCCTACGTGCTCCTCAACCACACGGACGACCTGGATAGCGCCCACACCCTAGCCCACGAACTTGGGCACGGGGTCCACTTCTACCTGGCCCGGAAGCAGCGCCTCCTCAACTTCGGGGCCTCCACCCCCTTGGCGGAAACCGCCAGCGTCTTCGCCGAGCTCCTCCTGGACGACCTCCTCATGGAAAGGCTTTCCGGGGAGGAGCGGACCCTCCTTTTGGCCGAGCGGGTGGAGGACGCCATCAACACCCTCTTCCGCCAGGTGATGTACACCTTCTTTGAACAGAAAAGCCTCCTGGCCCGCCAGGAAGCCGCCCTTTCCCCCGAGGCCTTCCACGGCTTCTGGCAAAAGGAGCAAGAAAGGCTTTACGGCGAGGCCGTGGCCTGGACGGAGTTAGACCAGGCGGCCTGGGCCGGCATTCCCCACTTCGTCCACTACCGCTTCTACACCTACAGCTACGCCCTGGGGTACCTGGTGGTCCTCGCCCTCTACGGCCGCTACCAGGAGGAGGGGGAAGCCTTCGTGCCCAAGTACCTGGAGGTCCTGAAGGCCGGGGAAAGCGCAAGCCCCAAGGAGATCCTCAGGCAGGCCGGGGTGGAGCTCGCCTCCGAGGACTTCTTCCGCTACGGGTTTGGGGTCCTGGAGGCTTGGCTAAAGGCCCTTCCCTAG
- a CDS encoding tRNA pseudouridine(13) synthase TruD: MDLVYRPERYPFLTQDLPGVGGAIRGEPHDFQVEEVPAYLPQGEGEHLYLLLEKEGRTTREVLEFLRDEVGVPEKAIGVAGLKDKRARTRQWFSIPRKYEDALCLLENLKGVRLLAADLHTNKLRTGHLKGNRFRILIRGAQGRERAEAVLRVLQEKGVPNYYGPQRFGLGGLNPVRGYELVKRGKGRGSPWLKRFLIGSLQSLLFNEWVALRMERGLYDRVIPGDWAKKHATGGEFLVERPEEAERALRLEISATGPLFGKKYPEAQGEARALEEEILARFGLRREDFWARRGTRRPIRVPLAEWSLEESPEGLWLSFFLPKGSYATSLLREVMKVEVDAPEYEEAGEEPSPPREDPPL, translated from the coding sequence ATGGACCTCGTCTATCGGCCCGAGCGCTACCCCTTCCTCACCCAGGACCTCCCCGGGGTGGGCGGGGCCATCCGGGGGGAGCCCCACGACTTCCAGGTGGAGGAGGTGCCCGCCTACCTGCCCCAGGGGGAAGGGGAGCACCTTTACCTTCTTTTGGAAAAGGAAGGCCGCACCACCCGGGAGGTCTTGGAGTTCCTGCGGGACGAGGTGGGGGTGCCGGAAAAGGCCATCGGGGTGGCGGGGCTAAAGGACAAGCGCGCCCGCACCCGGCAGTGGTTTTCCATCCCCAGGAAGTACGAAGACGCCCTTTGCCTCTTGGAAAACCTGAAGGGGGTGAGGCTCCTGGCCGCTGACCTGCACACCAACAAGCTCCGCACCGGGCACCTCAAGGGAAACCGCTTTAGGATCCTCATCCGGGGGGCCCAAGGAAGGGAAAGGGCGGAGGCCGTCCTGCGGGTGCTCCAAGAAAAGGGGGTCCCCAACTACTACGGGCCCCAGCGCTTCGGCCTGGGCGGGCTCAACCCGGTGAGGGGCTACGAGCTGGTAAAGCGGGGCAAGGGGCGGGGAAGCCCCTGGCTCAAGCGCTTCCTCATCGGTAGCCTACAAAGCCTCCTCTTCAACGAGTGGGTGGCCCTGAGGATGGAACGGGGCCTCTACGACCGGGTGATCCCCGGGGATTGGGCCAAGAAGCACGCCACGGGCGGGGAGTTTTTGGTGGAACGGCCGGAGGAGGCGGAACGGGCCCTCAGGCTAGAGATCAGCGCCACCGGGCCCCTCTTCGGCAAGAAGTATCCCGAGGCCCAAGGGGAGGCCCGGGCCCTGGAGGAGGAGATCCTCGCCCGCTTCGGCCTGCGGCGGGAGGACTTCTGGGCCCGCCGGGGGACAAGGCGGCCCATCCGGGTACCCCTCGCCGAGTGGAGCCTCGAGGAGAGCCCGGAGGGCCTATGGCTATCCTTCTTCCTCCCCAAGGGGAGCTACGCCACAAGCCTTCTCCGGGAGGTGATGAAGGTAGAGGTGGACGCCCCCGAGTACGAAGAAGCGGGGGAGGAGCCTTCTCCCCCCCGGGAAGACCCGCCCCTTTAG
- a CDS encoding alpha/beta hydrolase: protein MRRTGYLHLYGLNLVFDRVGRGAPVVLLAEEATRWPEALPLGYTFYLLDLPGHGRTGGPAMDPEALAEYVVGFVVLLNLGSPPILTRGLGEAVGRVLAERGYRVLPGGNLIEALSRGFSL, encoded by the coding sequence GTGAGGCGGACGGGCTACCTTCACCTTTACGGCCTCAACCTGGTCTTCGACCGGGTGGGGAGGGGGGCTCCCGTGGTCCTCTTGGCCGAGGAGGCCACCCGCTGGCCGGAAGCCCTGCCCCTCGGGTACACCTTCTACCTCCTGGACCTTCCCGGCCACGGGCGCACAGGGGGCCCCGCCATGGACCCTGAGGCGCTGGCGGAGTACGTGGTGGGTTTCGTGGTCCTGCTCAACCTGGGTTCGCCCCCTATCCTCACCCGGGGCCTGGGGGAGGCGGTGGGACGGGTGCTGGCCGAGCGGGGCTACCGGGTGCTCCCCGGGGGTAATTTAATAGAAGCCTTGTCAAGAGGGTTTAGCCTATGA
- a CDS encoding alpha/beta hydrolase yields the protein MGAIRVFPGLLAPPAGLDFLLDLPSEEGLHLVAFAEGALEALKTAFREGARSLVLLSPILRKDALLAAKLKALRFGLERGGIAGFATIGRALFFGPGAAGSEEIFAVWQGSLSEERVRAWLEGLEGLGDERRWLRGTEARVLVVQGALDAFTPPHHGHEAADFAKGEALRFSVEGAGHFAPWEAWEEVRSLVADFLLGESFRPLPGGLAL from the coding sequence GTGGGCGCGATACGGGTCTTCCCCGGGCTTCTTGCCCCCCCGGCGGGGCTGGATTTCCTCCTGGACCTTCCTTCCGAGGAGGGGCTCCACCTGGTGGCCTTCGCCGAGGGTGCCCTGGAAGCCCTGAAGACGGCCTTTCGAGAGGGGGCGAGAAGCCTCGTCCTCCTTTCCCCCATCCTCCGCAAGGACGCCCTCCTCGCCGCCAAGCTAAAGGCCCTTCGCTTCGGCCTGGAGCGGGGGGGGATTGCGGGTTTTGCCACCATTGGGCGGGCGCTTTTCTTCGGGCCAGGGGCGGCGGGGAGCGAGGAGATCTTTGCGGTCTGGCAGGGGAGCCTGAGCGAGGAGAGGGTTCGAGCCTGGCTTGAGGGATTGGAGGGGCTTGGGGACGAGCGCCGCTGGCTCAGGGGCACCGAGGCCCGGGTGCTGGTGGTCCAAGGGGCCCTGGACGCCTTCACCCCGCCCCACCACGGGCACGAGGCGGCGGACTTCGCCAAGGGGGAGGCCTTGCGCTTCAGCGTGGAGGGGGCGGGCCACTTCGCGCCCTGGGAGGCATGGGAAGAGGTGCGCTCCTTGGTGGCGGACTTCCTCCTGGGGGAAAGCTTCCGCCCCCTGCCGGGAGGACTGGCCCTGTGA